A stretch of the Fusarium musae strain F31 chromosome 2, whole genome shotgun sequence genome encodes the following:
- a CDS encoding hypothetical protein (EggNog:ENOG41), whose product MEQDVKSSWKQLFLFTRRSHSGALIAALLAAGFSAGFKTVLSVILGKVFDIIAGFGDGSLSGDEALSQVGRWALVLVGLGVGNWIASTAFLALWVIFGELQACSVRKDIFTSLLSKDMAWFDSQSEGISSLLIRIQTQTREFQLASSQVLGLLVGDIITSIASLGIALYYSWKLTLVLLTTLPISAIVLSLATRRLEPAIQAQKRELAVASKFAVASITAIDLVKVFNGYDQEVWQYYPAAKSAAKHYLIQAQCNALQMGYVAFWVVTMFVVGFWYGVVLVNNDGLAAGSVLTTFYATLAAFQGIEALMPQWLVLAKGMSAGSFLSAITRNLRNGEIVKPMTGALRPLSCSGDIELKDVCFAYPSNPAQKVLHQSSFFFPSGEMTFIVGRSGSGKSTLGNLIVGFYEPLSGDVIVDNKPLRVLDRQWIRENITLVQQSSVLFNESFFKNVAFGHHDPARATRAEVMRACDAALLQSTIAGLPEGLDTNVGADGYNLSGGQKQRLALARARLRDPPVLILDEITSGLDQVSRVLIMDAIRAWRRGKTTIIITHDVAQIDTDDFVYVMDNASLVQEGFRKDLDMQIGGTFATLASTASEEPDTPIDITIDSPNSPVSPLSPLFPSPGRASRLSQIVVGNLESFSPAPTSSSTLLTLGTNTAAAFRMRAARAWEMQPLTVAVPEPEPVRLKSAADNHTMVSFYDEKHDSALRSHSSLDGMETSCTLVSLDEPEYVFGGAERPKSITRLRQTKFNETLQSDKVDDKDSETKDLPPPMPLASIFKTVWPALGRGHRALLIFGVLTCLVGAGSIPAFAYCFAQLLGAMWSQGDKLAEGKMWAIYLIVIAVMDGVCTGGGRYLLEMVGQAWINTIRVEALKRILRQPRAWFDRSRNSPGRINECLDRNAEEMRNVVGRFLPIIITVTVMIIAAVAWALVISWKLTLVTLAPLPVVMGAVKGYTIISGKWEARCNKGAEDASATLTEIFLNIRVVRALTLERYMGAKYMKAVRHTLSLGQKRAAHTSTLYGLYQSVNYPLTALVFYYGTVLLASEKAITATAVVAVVNLLLFSMGTATSILSTIPQVTMAQSTAAQMLGYANMPLVPKSEPRGYYKTKTPLPVRLDNLGFSYKLRSERPVLRGVSFEVDAGDFLAVVGRSGCGKSTVISLMLGLYSPTKTEILSTRPPLSFNGYSHAHVDMEHLRSMMAYVPQTPLLFPATIAENIVYGLSEVSHLRQFPSILAAAKAAGIHEFITTLPDGYNTRVGDGGQALSGGQAQRLSIARALVRKPRLLVLDEPTSALDAESAEIIRHTMQKITKKSRGDMAIVVVTHSKEMMAIADRIVVLEDGAKVEEGTYHDLLHARGAFARVVGDSIWEKEFN is encoded by the exons ATGGAACAAGACGTTAAATCATCGTGGAAACAACTCTTTCTCTTTACAAGACGATCGCACTCTGGTGCTTTAATCGCTGCCTTGCTTGCGGCTGGATTTTCAGCGGGTTTCAAAACTGTTTTGTCGGTCATTCTTGGAAAAGTCTTCGATATTATCGCCGGCTTTGGGGATGGATCGCTCAGCGGGGATGAGGCCCTTTCGCAGGTGGGTAGATGGGCACTTGTCCTTGTAGGACTAGGCGTTGGCAATTGGATCGCAAGTACAGCGTTCCTTGCACTCTGGGTCATCTTTGGAGAGTTGCAGGCGTGCAGTGTTCGGAAAGACATCTTTACAAGCCTCCTCTCCAAGGACATGGCCTGGTTCGACTCTCAATCCGAAGGCATCTCAAGTCTTCTCATCAGAATACAGAC GCAAACTCGTGAGTTTCAACTCGCATCCTCCCAAGTTCTCGGCCTTCTCGTCGGCGACATCATCACCTCAATCGCTTCCCTCGGCATCGCCCTCTACTACTCCTGGAAACTCACCCTCGTCCTCCTTACCACTCTTCCAATCTCAGCCATCGTTCTCTCACTAGCGACAAGACGGCTTGAACCCGCAATCCAAGCACAGAAGCGTGAGCTCGCAGTCGCCTCCAAGTTCGCCGTTGCTTCAATAACAGCCATCGATCTTGTCAAGGTCTTCAACGGATATGACCAGGAGGTCTGGCAGTACTACCCAGCTGCCAAATCTGCAGCGAAGCACTATCTGATCCAAGCGCAATGTAACGCTCTGCAAATGGGCTACGTTGCATTCTGGGTCGTAACAATGTTCGTCGTCGGCTTTTGGTATGGAGTTGTACTCGTCAACAATGATGGCCTTGCCGCTGGTAGTGTTTTGACAACTTTTTATGCAACGCTCGCAGCATTTCAGGGTATTGAGGCTTTGATGCCTCAGTGGTTGGTTCTCGCAAAAGGCATGTCAGCCGGCAGCTTTCTCTCTGCCATCACTCGAAACTTGAGGAATGGTGAGATTGTCAAACCGATGACAGGAGCTTTACGACCGTTGAGTTGCAGCGGTGACATCGAATTGAAAGAT GTGTGTTTCGCATATCCTTCGAATCCGGCACAAAAAGTACTACATCaatccagcttcttcttcccctcgGGTGAGATGACTTTTATCGTCGGGAGAAGCGGCTCCGGCAAGAGCACGTTGGGTAACCTCATTGTCGGTTTCTACGAGCCCCTGAGTGGAGACGTCATTGTCGACAACAAACCCTTACGGGTCCTCGACAGACAATGGATCCGTGAGAACATTACCTTGGTCCAACAATCCAGTGTCCTATTCAACGAGAGTTTTTTCAAGAATGTGGCCTTTGGGCACCACGACCCCGCAAGAGCAACGCGTGCTGAGGTGATGCGAGCTTGTGATGCAGCTTTGCTTCAGTCGACGATTGCAGGGCTTCCCGAAGGTCTAGACACCAACGTCGGCGCTGATGGATACAACTTGAGCGGCGGACAGAAGCAGAGATTGGCGCTTGCTAGAGCTCGACTTCGAGACCCTCCAGTGCTCATCTTGGATGAGATCACAAGTGGCCTTGACCAAGTGAGCCGAGTGCTCATCATGGATGCCATCAGGGCATGGCGACGGGGAAAGACAACCATTATCATCACACATGATGTCGCGCAAATCGATACCGATGACTTTGTCTACGTGATGGACAACGCATCTCTTGTTCAAGAAGGATTCAGAAAGGATCTTGATATGCAGATTGGCGGCACGTTCGCCACTCTCGCATCTACCGCATCAGAGGAACCAGACACGCCGATAGATATCACCATCGACTCTCCAAACTCTCCTGTTTCACCCCTTTCCCCTCTATTTCCCTCTCCTGGCAGAGCTTCGCGCCTCTCGCAAATAGTCGTTGGAAATTTGGAGTCTTTCAGTCCAGCCCCAACAAGCTCCTCTACGCTATTGACTCTAGGTACAAACACGGCGGCCGCTTTTCGCATGCGTGCAGCTCGCGCTTGGGAGATGCAACCCCTCACTGTAGCTGTACCCGAACCTGAGCCTGTACGATTAAAGTCCGCCGCCGACAACCATACGATGGTCAGCTTCTACGACGAGAAGCACGACAGTGCATTGAGATCTCACAGCAGCCTGGATGGTATGGAAACATCATGCACACTGGTGTCACTCGACGAGCCAGAGTACGTGTTTGGTGGCGCCGAGCGTCCCAAGAGCATTACGAGACTCAGACAAACCAAGTTCAACGAAACGCTTCAGTCAGATAAGGTGGATGACAAAGACAGCGAGACTAAGGACCTCCCTCCACCAATGCCTCTGGCATCGATATTCAAGACAGTCTGGCCGGCTTTGGGACGTGGGCATCGggctcttctcatcttcggaGTACTGACCTGCCTGGTTGGGGCAGGATCTATTCCTGCATTTGCGTATTGCTTCGCGCAACTCCTTGGTGCAATGTGGTCGCAAGGTGACAAGCTAGCAGAGGGCAAGATGTGGGCTATCTATCTCATTGTCATTGCGGTTATGGATGGTGTTTGTACCGGTGGCGGTCGATATCTTCTTGAAATGGTGGGACAAGCCtggatcaacaccatccgaGTGGAAGCTCTGAAACGAATCCTCCGACAGCCAAGAGCATGGTTCGATAGATCGCGCAACTCTCCTGGCCGTATTAACGAGTGTCTTGACCGGAATGCCGAAGAGATGCGCAATGTTGTTGGCAGATTCttgcccatcatcatcacagtcACCGTCATGAtcattgctgctgttgcttggGCGCTCGTCATCTCCTGGAAACTCACGCTCGTCACTCTCGCGCCGCTGCCTGTCGTTATGGGCGCAGTCAAAGGCTATACCATTATTAGTGGGAAGTGGGAGGCGCGGTGCAACAAAGGGGCAGAAGATGCGAGCGCTACTTTGACTGAGATCTTCCTTAACATCCGAGTTGTTCGAGCTCTCACACTAGAACGATACATGGGTGCCAAGTATATGAAAGCAGTGAGACACACCCTGAGTCTAGGACAGAAGAGAGCAGCGCACACCAGTACACTGTATGGTCTTTATCAGTCAGTCAACTACCCCCTTACAGCACTTGTGTTCTACTACGGAACCGTGCTTCTGGCCTCGGAGAAGGCGATCACAGCAACGGCGGTTGTGGCAGTAGTGAACCTACTTCTGTTCAGCATGGGCACAGCGACGAGTATTCTTAGTACGATACCGCAAGTCACGATGGCTCAGTCAACCGCCGCGCAGATGTTGGGGTACGCCAACATGCCTTTGGTACCTAAAAGCGAGCCTCGTGGGTACTACAAAACTAAAACCCCGCTCCCAGTTCGACTTGACAATCTCGGGTTCTCATATAAGTTAAGATCCGAGAGACCAGTCTTGCGAGGAGTGTCATTTGAGGTGGATGCAGGGGACTTTCTGGCGGTTGTTGGTCGGTCAGGCTGCGGGAAGTCAACGGTGATCTCACTGATGCTGGGTCTTTATTCTCCCACCAAAACTGAGATCCTCAGCACGAGGCCACCATTGAGCTTTAATGGATATTCCCATGCACACGTCGATATGGAGCATCTCCGATCAATGATGGCATATGTGCCACAGACGCCGCTCCTCTTCCCAGCGACCATTGCAGAGAATATCGTGTACGGCTTAAGTGAAGTATCGCACCTTCGTCAGTTTCCAAGCATTCTAGCTGCTGCGAAGGCGGCGGGTATCCACGAGTTCATCACAACTCTTCCAGATGGGTACAATACTCGAGTCGGCGACGGAGGTCAAGCGCTCTCAGGTGGCCAGGCGCAGCGTCTTAGCATCGCGCGTGCACTTGTACGCAAACCTCGACTTCTTGTGCTGGATGAGCCTACGAGTGCTTTGGATGCAGAGAGCGCGGAAATAATTCGACATACGATGCAAAAGATTACGAAGAAGTCAAGAGGAGATATGGCAATTGTGGTGGTGACGCATAGCAAAGAGATGATGGCAATCGCTGATCGGATTGTTGTCCTGGAGGATGgtgccaaggttgaggagggaaCATATCATGATTTGCTGCACGCAAGAGGTGCTTTTGCTCGAGTGGTTGGAGATTCAATATGGGAAAAGGAATTTAATTGA
- a CDS encoding hypothetical protein (EggNog:ENOG41), with product MTAQSPPKRRSRLSSNTQDHDDAALKARRERNREAQNIFRRRRQAAEAAQAQRVRRLEQVVEEMSSIFMSFVDEMLTTEAVVKAQPNLVGSLRRSMERILELAHEVVGPEEDLVLMPREGDDGKRAGSGSPESEQSETTEDSSGSMAVAVRKTQVQTLTPPTSTAMTSVSTPTPPSLSTSAPSSLSTPPYFNSQQPPMAKSFNLPTFSLSPQIFGNGWLGTTPASPGDLAIPSSTQHSAFSFRLACDILTIACHLLVNSPPPHAMSACESRLFCNTLKGRAKDEMLTRLRWLIGPGRHEMYRVIDLPYGRYGQYVYSRAELNPSTVEDIEWPWPTQPAGTRIDHFTRFFSVVGVEKQLLALGARVVDAETMELNLNNSPMPNVGHAVPKQPESWSFVNCFSFPTEPKSGPVTVRVSIPALIKSLATRSLCLMRGPGIPRSEIGGAIEEAIIKTG from the exons ATGACTGCGCAATCACCCCCGAAGCGCAGAAGTCGCTTATCTTCAAACACCCAAGATCACGACGATGCAGCGCTCAAG GCCCGCCGCGAACGCAACCGCGAAGCCCAAAATATCTTCCGCCGCCGTCGCCAAGCCGCCGAAGCTGCACAGGCCCAGCGCGTGCGTCGTCTCGAGCAGGTAGTCGAGGAGATGAGCTCCATCTTCATGTCCTTCGTTGACGAGATGCTCACTACCGAAGCTGTAGTCAAAGCTCAACCGAATCTCGTtgggagcttgaggaggagcaTGGAGAGGATTCTGGAGCTGGCGCATGAGGTTGTTGGGCCGGAGGAGGATCTCGTGCTGATGCCGAGGGAGGGGGATGATGGGAAGCGTGCTGGTTCTGGGTCGCCGGAGAGTGAGCAGAGTGAAACGACGGAGGATTCTTCGGGTTCGATGGCTGTTGCTGTGAGGAAGACGCAGGTTCAGACGCTGACACCGCCTACGTCAACGGCCATGACTTCAGTTTCTACGCCAACCCCACCATCTCTATCGACATCAGCACCGTCCTCACTATCAACACCGCCGTACTTCAACTCTCAACAACCACCAATGGCCAAATCCTTCAACCTACCAACATTCTCACTCTCGCCTCAGATCTTCGGCAACGGCTGGCTCGGCACAACCCCTGCATCACCCGGCGATCTCGCCATCCCCTCGTCCACACAGCACTCAGCATTCTCATTCCGCCTCGCCTGCGACATACTAACAATAGCATGCCACCTCCTCGTCAACTCACCGCCACCCCACGCCATGTCAGCCTGTGAATCACGCCTCTTCTGCAACACCCTCAAAGGCCGTGCGAAAGACGAGATGCTCACACGGCTGCGCTGGCTTATTGGGCCAGGCCGACATGAGATGTATCGCGTTATCGATCTGCCGTATGGACGATATGGACAGTATGTTTATTCGCGCGCGGAGCTCAACCCTTCTACGGTGGAGGATATCGAATGGCCGTGGCCTACACAACCGGCTGGAACACGCATCGACCACTTCACACGATTCTTCAGCGTTGTTGGAGTCGAGAAGCAACTCCTCGCACTTGGTGCCAGGGTTGTCGACGCTGAAACTATGGAACTCAATCTGAACAACTCGCCGATGCCGAATGTTGGCCATGCTGTACCCAAACAACCCGAGAGCTGGAGCTTCGTCAACTGTTTCTCATTTCCTACAGAGCCAAAATCTGGTCCTGTTACAGTGCGGGTGAGTATCCCAGCGCTCATAAAGTCGCTCGCTACGAGGTCGCTTTGTTTGATGCGGGGGCCGGGAATACCGAGGTCCGAGATTGGGGGTGCGATTGAGGAAGCGATCATCAAAACAGGATGA
- a CDS encoding hypothetical protein (EggNog:ENOG41), whose translation MDDITSIPDSRYGGSVEGSNSNSNSNSNFDAGSHNQPKIDNTMNPQPDPHDVDPPFDLHDDEHVQGNNFAFTPSQLHRLLTAKNISALRAFGGLLGLAAGLRTDISAGLSADETTLDGTVTLDEAVASGSLERPPVLSAASPPPSPPLLHNGLFEHRNNHFVDRKRVFGDNRLPQIAQKSFFRLLWIAFNDKLIILLTISASISLAIGIYQSVDKSIGASRVEWVDGVTIVVAILVIIIASAATDWQKNYKFKKVNERKQQRDVTVMRSGKLQRIPVQDVVVGDLLHLEAGDVVAVDGVLVQASSLQMNESSISGEADLVHKTVPRPNHAATSRIDPFILSGTTVARGVGSYLVTAVGVNSTYGRILMSLRDDVKETPLQAKLGRLGKQLIVIGAIAGSIFFLVLFIRFMVTLHTVTGGPSQKAEDFLHILILAVTVVVITVPEGLALNVTVALAFATKRMLRDNNLVRLIRSCEIMGNATTVCSDKTGTLTQNKMTVVAGRVGLESYFDDTDLVVPDPDSSMSRASTIKYDSSIDMAKSLSPECRRLIKDSIALNSTAFENDDSGTATFMGSSTETALLHFGRQHLGMNNLAEERANCPIVAILPFDSSRKWMAVLVKINEDRYRLLVKGAAEVVFEYCAFVVLDPTFRVPIARLSENDRASYRNTIEDYANRMLRPVAIAYRDFSAQDIFDGPDDDPDNINLEWLASGMIFIGAFGIRDPLRPEVVESVRQCQAAGVFVRMVTGDNFLTAKAIATECGIYTAGGIAMDGPTFRDLTPEQLDAVIPRLQVLARSSPEDKLLLVTHLKRMNETVAVTGDGTNDGLALKAADVGFAMGIQGTEVAKEAASIILLDDNFASIVKALAWGRTVNDSVKKFCQFQFTINITAGIITVVSELVGDAVFTVVQLLWINLIMDIFASLGYATDHPSPDFLKRKPEPRNASIISITMWKMIICQAIYQLIVVFVVHYAGWDLFNPDTEFEIEKLQTLVLNIYVWMQFFNQHNCRRVDNKLDIWYQGFLRNPWFIGVQLITIAGQFIIVFKGGEAFDTTPLTGAQWGWSLLFGVMSIPLGALIRQIPDSLVQSLFNLIADSWLAIWRPTRALLSKAFSCFKRKKTNDKEAQQPDQEMGPVENILHMMHLTHEPDEDETPMTQEQREAMERSDQTRMMKEKEKKKRDIDLNGLVEAAKLGKEHKGAILEIHPKTLKDDPILRTSSGKNSTLPPSQDAEFMKFVAINTRRPRQPRRTNPRAPARPAQRRQQEQKSSWRHHVSWEGLLRSKRR comes from the exons ATGGACGACATCACGAGTATTCCTGATTCACGCTATGGCGGCTCTGTCGAAGggtccaactccaactccaactccaactccaactttgACGCTGGTAGTCACAACCAGCCAAAGATCGATAACACGATGAATCCTCAACCCGATCCTCACGATGTCGACCCGCCCTTCGATTTGCATGACGACGAACATGTTCAGGGCAACAACTTTGCTTTCACTCCGTCTCAGCTACATCGACTCCTGACCGCCAAGAATATCTCCGCTCTGCGCGCGTTTGGAGGCTTGTTGGGTTTAGCCGCTGGGCTTCGAACCGATATCTCAGCAGGACTAAGCGCCGACGAAACAACATTGGACGGTACCGTCACTCTGGATGAAGCTGTAGCCTCTGGTAGTCTTGAACGACCCCCGGTTCTATCGGCAGCATCCCCTCCGCCGTCGCCGCCGCTGTTACACAATGGGTTATTCGAACATCGCAACAACCACTTTGTCGATCGAAAACGAGTATTTGGGGATAACCGACTGCCCCAAATAGCACAAAAATCTTTCTTCAGACTATTATGGATAGCATTCAATGATAAACTTATCATTTTGTTAACTATTTCTGCTTCCATCTCGCTCGCTATTGGTATCTACCAATCCGTCGACAAGTCGATAGGCGCATCGCGTGTTGAGTGGGTAGATGGTGTGACAATTGTGGTTGcaatcctcgtcatcatcatcgcaaGCGCTGCGACTGATTGGCAGAAGAATTACAAgttcaagaaggtcaatgaACGAAAGCAACAAAGGGACGTAACGGTGATGCGCTCGGGTAAACTCCAGCGCATCCCCGTTCAAGATGTTGTCGTTGGTGATCTTTTGCACCTCGaggctggtgatgttgttgccGTGGATGGTGTTCTTGTGCAAGCTTCGAGTCTGCAGATGAACGAGTCTTCGATCTCGGGAGAGGCTGATCTTGTACACAAGACCGTACCAAGGCCAAACCATGCAGCTACATCGCGAATTGACCCCTTCATTCTCAGTGGAACCACTGTCGCGCGCGGTGTTGGTTCCTATCTCGTTACTGCTGTTGGTGTCAACTCGACCTATGGCCGTATCCTCATGTCGTTGAGAGACGATGTCAAGGAGACACCACTCCAGGCGAAACTTGGCCGTCTCGGCAAACAACTCATTGTTATCGGTGCCATTGCAGGTTCCATCTTTTTtcttgtcctcttcatccgcTTCATGGTCACTCTCCACACTGTTACTGGTGGGCCATCTCAGAAGGCGGAAGACTTTTTACATATTCTGATTCTGGCCGTCACGgtcgtcgtcatcactgTTCCAGAAGGCCTGGCGCTCAATGTGACCGTTGCACTGGCCTTTGCCACGAAGCGTATGCTCCGAGATAACAACTTGGTGCGGTTGATCCGATCGTGTGAGATTATGGGAAACGCGACGACAGTTTGCTCCGACAAAACTGGTACCCTCACACAGAACAAGATGACTGTCGTGGCTGGACGTGTTGGCTTGGAGTCTTACTTTGACGACACCGACCTGGTTGTTCCGGATCCCGATTCGTCCATGTCGCGTGCCTCGACTATCAAGTACGACAGTTCGATTGACATGGCAAAGTCACTCTCTCCAGAATGTCGGCGGTTGATCAAGGACAGTATCGCTCTCAACTCCACGGCCTTCGAGAATGATGACTCTGGTACCGCTACTTTTATGGGTTCAAGCACTGAGACTGCTTTGCTACATTTTGGCCGTCAACATCTCGGTATGAACAATTTGGCTGAGGAAAGAGCCAATTGTCCCATTGTTGCGATCCTCCCTTTCGACTCATCCCGTAAATGGATGGCAGTCTTGGTCAAGATTAATGAGGATCGTTATCGACTTCTCGTCAAGGGAGCAGCGGAAGTTGTGTTTGAATATTGTGCTTTTGTTGTTTTGGACCCTACATTCAGGGTACCAATTGCACGACTCTCTGAGAATGACCGTGCAAGCTATCGTAACACTATCGAAGACTACGCTAACAGGATGCTCCGACCTGTCGCCATTGCATACCGAGACTTTAGCGCGCAGGATATCTTTGATGGCCCAGACGACGACCCCGATAACATTAACCTAGAATGGTTGGCCTCTGGCATGATCTTCATTGGTGCCTTTGGCATTCGTGACCCATTGCGCCCCGAGGTTGTGGAATCAGTTCGTCAATGTCAGGCTGCTGGAGTATTCGTTCGCATGGTTACAGGTGACAACTTCTTGACCGCCAAGGCTATTGCAACTGAATGTGGTATCTATACAGCTGGTGGCATTGCCATGGATGGACCAACATTCAGAGACTTGACTCCTGAGCAGCTTGATGCTGTTATCCCAAGACTACAAGTCCTGGCTCGTTCAAGCCCTGAGGATAAGCTGCTTCTTGTAACACACTTGAAGCGCATGAATGAGACGGTAGCTGTTACCGGTGATGGTACGAATGACGGTCTGGCATTGAAGGCGGCGGACGTCGGGTTTGCTATGGGTATCCAGGGTACTGAAGTTGCCAAGGAGGCTGCATCCATaattcttcttgatgacaaCTTTGCTTCTATAGTCAAGGCTTTGGCTTGGGGTCGAACTGTGAATGACTCCGTCAAGAAGTTTTGCCAG TTCCAattcaccatcaacatcaccgcAGGTATTATCACCGTCGTTTCCGAGCTCGTTGGCGACGCTGTTTTCACCGTCGTTCAATTGCTTTGGATCAACTTGATCATGGATATCTTTGCCTCTCTTGGTTATGCTACCGATCATCCCTCGCCCGATTTTCTCAAGCGAAAGCCCGAACCCCGGAATGCTTCCATTATTTCCATCACTATGTGGAAGATGATCATTTGCCAAGCCATCTACCAGTTGATAGTAGTCTTTGTTGTTCACTACGCTGGATGGGACCTCTTCAACCCCGACACTGAATTCGAAATCGAGAAGCTCCAGACATTGGTGCTCAACATCTACGTCTGGATGCAGTTCTTTAACCAACACAACTGTCGTCGTGTGGACAACAAGCTGGATATTTGGTATCAAGGATTCCTACGTAATCCTTGGTTCATCGGTGTGCAGCTCATCACTATCGCTGGCcagttcatcatcgtctttaAGGGAGGCGAAGCATTCGACACAACCCCCCTTACAGGTGCCCAATGGGGATGGAGCTTGCTCTTCGGTGTCATGTCAATCCCACTGGGAGCTTTGATCCGACAGATTCCTGATAGCCTCGTCCAAAGTCTTTTCAACTTGATCGCGGACAGTTGGCTTGCAATTTGGCGACCGACTCGAGCACTCCTGTCAAAGGCATTTAGTTGCTTCAAGCGGAAGAAGACCAATGACAAGGAAGCTCAACAACCAGACCAAGAAATGGGTCCTGTTGAGAACATCCTTCATATGATGCACTTGACCCACGAGCccgatgaggacgagacGCCCATGACGCAAGAACAACGTGAAGCAATGGAGCGATCAGACCAAACACGAATgatgaaagagaaggaaaagaagaagcgagatATCGACTTGAACGGCCTCGTAGAAGCGGCCAAGCTAGGAAAAGAGCACAAGGGTGCTATTTTGGAGATTCACCCCAAGACACTAAAGGACGACCCAATTCTAAGGACCAGTAGTGGTAAAAACAGTACGCTGCCACCAAGTCAAGACGCCGAATTTATGAAATTCGTCGCCATAAACACACGACGACCTCGACAGCCTCGACGAACAAATCCCCGAGCTCCGGCACGACCGGCTCAACGACGACAGCAAGAGCAGAAGAGTTCCTGGAGACATCATGTTTCCTGGGAGGGACTACTCAGATCTAAGAGACGATAA
- a CDS encoding hypothetical protein (EggNog:ENOG41) produces the protein MELPKALLTLFLQFVLLPLVIALPRPLDTRDDEVFAPKVMIISMWSPEAAVWHERLPGSNLGNLVSKTIHAPGLSMLFPYATCTEDGSICHVTIGEGEINSAASLMALMLSPKFDFRHTYFLIAGIAGVNPKYGTLGSVTIARYSVQVALQYEIDIRSLPPGWPTGYISYGRDQPYQQPFITYGTEVFELNAQLQDAAYKLASKAQLEDANGPKEYRALYRRMGETYKSASQPPSVIKCDTATSDVYYSGSRLSESFENTTKVWTNGTGLYCMSAQEDNAILEVLVRAAIAKICDFSRVMICRTGSNFDRPPPDYTDLDHLTAAKQNGFSIAIANIFNAGIEIVKGIIEDWDTTFKDGIRAENYIGDIFGSLGGEPDFGFGSLTHGQRIAPESKSSELANREMDRRRILTQKFLRKI, from the exons ATGGAGTTACCAAAAGCCTTACTTACACTCTTTCTTCAGTTCGTCCTCTTGCCTCTAGTAATAGCTTTACCTCGTCCCCTGGATACACGAGACGATGAAGTCTTTGCTCCCAAAGTCATGATCATCTCAATG TGGTCGCCCGAAGCTGCAGTCTGGCACGAACGCCTTCCCGGCTCAAATCTAGGCAACCTCGTTTCCAAAACCATTCATGCCCCTGGCCTTTCCATGCTCTTCCCTTACGCTACCTGCACTGAAGATGGAAGCATATGTCATGTCACCATCGGCGAGGGGGAGATAAACTCCGCTGCATCACTCATGGCTCTCATGCTCTCCCCCAAGTTTGACTTTCGTCATACCTACTTCCTCATCGCCGGTATAGCTGGCGTTAATCCCAAGTACGGTACTCTTGGTTCAGTTACCATCGCTCGTTATTCAGTCCAGGTTGCGTTGCAGTATGAGATTGACATACGATCTCTTCCTCCAGGCTGGCCAACGGGGTATATCTCATATGGTCGTGATCAGCCTTACCAACAGCCGTTTATCACATATGGCACTGAAGTCTTTGAACTCAACGCTCAACTTCAAGATGCCGCATACAAACTCGCTTCGAAGGCTCAGCTGGAAGATGCGAATGGCCCAAAGGAGTATCGTGCACTCTACCGCCGAATGGGCGAGACATATAAAAGTGCCTCACAACCTCCCTCTGTCATCAAGTGTGACACTGCTACGAGTGATGTATACTACTCTGGCAGTAGACTCTCCGAGTCCTTTGAGAATACTACCAAAGTGTGGACCAATGGCACTGGCCTCTACTGCATGAGTGCTCAGGAGGATAACGCAATCTTGGAAGTCCTCGTCAGAGCAGCGATTGCAAAGATCTGCGACTTCTCAAGAGTCATGATCTGCAGAACAG GTTCCAACTTTGATCGTCCTCCTCCTGACTACACCGACCTAGATCATCTCACCGCCGCCAAACAGAATGGCTTCTCGATCGCCATCGCAAATATCTTCAACGCAGGCATCGAGATCGTCAAAGGCATCATCGAAGATTGGGACACAACATTCAAGGATGGTATCAGGGCAGAGAACTACATTGGGGATATCTTCGGcagtcttggtggtgagcctgactttggctttgggAGTTTGACCCATGGTCAGCGCATTGCACCAGAGAGTAAGAGCAGTGAGTTGGCGAATAGGGAGATGGATAGACGGAGGATCTTGACGCAGAAGTTTTTGAGGAAGATCTGA